A genomic stretch from Hymenobacter psoromatis includes:
- a CDS encoding methionine synthase codes for MGTMIQRYPLEEEDFRGERFRDHPRPLRGNNDLLSLTRPDIIRAIHAEYFAAGADMVETNTFSGTTIAQADYALESVVYELNYESARLAREVADEFTAQNPAQPRFVAGAIGPTNRTASLSPDVNRPGFRAVTFDELAKAYLEQTRGLVEGGVDALLIETIFDTLNAKAALFAVQQFFNEGGREVPVMISGTITDASGRTLSGQTVEAFWHSIKHLPLLSVGLNCALGADQLRTYVRELARLADVPVSAYPNAGLPNAFGGYDESAQEFAALVEDYLKEGLLNVVGGCCGTTPQHIAELKKLAGRYPTREVKSYELRVKSYEDELTGAVANSTTNTNSQFLTLNSQLLTQSSLSLAGLEPFNVTSDSLFVNIGERCNVTGSRAFARLVRSGDYEAALAVARAQVEGGAQVLDINMDEGMLDSEAAMTTFLHLIASEPDIARLPLMIDSSKWSVIEAGLKCVQGKSIVNSISLKEGEQTFKRHARLVRQYGAAAVVMAFDENGQADSYERRIEICERSYRILTEEVGFPAEDIIFDPNILTVGTGLDEHRNYAVDFIEAVRWIKTHLPGCRTSGGVSNVSFSYRGNDTVREAMNAAFLYHAIRAGLDMGIVNAGQLAVYDEIPPDLLERCEDVLLNRREDATERLVDFAETVQQKGKVEVVADAWRSLPVAERLQHALVRGITDFIDQDTEEVRQQLPRPLDVIEGPLMGGMNVVGDLFGAGKMFLPQVVKSARVMKKAVAYLQPFLEAEKEGAARQTAGKILLATVKGDVHDIGKNIVGVVLACNNFEIVDLGVMVPLERILDEAQKQGADIIGLSGLITPSLDEMVYVAREMEKRKLTTPLLIGGATTSRLHMAVKIAPAYSGPAVYVNDASRSVGVAASLLGSAKVAYNQTIKAEYEALRADHASRQREKSYLAIGAARANGFHADWETSPITKPSFLGTQVLDNYPLEELARYIDWTPFFHTWELKGRYPRILEDENLGEAARRLFEDAQKMLAEVIADKSLTARAVLGFWPANTKDYDTIEIYADDTRQRVRDEFFTLRQQSEKAPGLPNVAFSDYLAPRETGRADYLGGFAVTAGLGIEKLIEKYEADHDDYSSIMIKALADRLAEAFAERLHQRVREEFWAYAPNENLSGEELIKEEYRGIRPAPGYPGCPDHTEKITLFRLLDAENQTGIILTENLAMYPTAAVSGMYYAHPAARYFGLGKIGADQVADMAERKHMPLPELERWLMPNLNYDPA; via the coding sequence ATGGGCACCATGATTCAGCGCTACCCCCTGGAAGAAGAGGACTTTCGGGGCGAGCGGTTCCGGGACCACCCGCGCCCGCTGCGCGGCAACAACGACCTGCTGAGCCTCACGCGGCCCGACATTATCCGCGCCATTCACGCCGAGTATTTCGCGGCCGGGGCCGACATGGTGGAAACCAACACCTTCAGCGGCACCACCATCGCGCAGGCCGACTATGCTTTGGAAAGCGTGGTGTATGAGCTGAACTACGAGTCGGCGCGCCTGGCCCGCGAAGTGGCCGACGAGTTCACGGCGCAGAATCCCGCGCAGCCGCGCTTCGTGGCCGGGGCCATCGGGCCCACCAACCGCACCGCCTCGCTCTCGCCCGACGTGAACCGCCCCGGCTTCCGCGCCGTGACCTTCGATGAGCTGGCCAAAGCCTATCTGGAGCAAACCCGCGGCCTCGTGGAAGGCGGCGTGGACGCGCTGCTCATCGAAACCATCTTCGATACGCTGAACGCCAAAGCCGCGCTGTTTGCGGTGCAGCAGTTCTTCAACGAGGGGGGTAGGGAAGTGCCGGTGATGATTTCGGGCACCATCACCGACGCCTCGGGCCGCACCCTGAGTGGGCAAACGGTGGAAGCTTTCTGGCACAGCATCAAGCATTTACCCCTGCTGAGCGTGGGCCTCAACTGCGCCCTCGGCGCCGACCAGCTCCGCACTTACGTGCGCGAGCTGGCCCGCCTCGCCGACGTGCCCGTGTCGGCCTACCCCAACGCCGGCCTACCCAACGCCTTCGGCGGCTACGACGAGAGCGCCCAGGAATTCGCCGCGCTGGTGGAAGATTATCTGAAAGAAGGCTTGTTGAACGTGGTGGGCGGCTGCTGCGGCACCACGCCCCAGCACATTGCGGAGCTGAAGAAATTGGCCGGGCGGTACCCAACTAGGGAAGTTAAGAGTTATGAGTTAAGAGTTAAGAGTTATGAAGACGAGCTTACCGGCGCGGTGGCTAACTCAACCACAAATACAAACTCCCAATTCTTAACTCTTAACTCTCAACTCTTAACTCAAAGCTCCCTTTCCCTTGCCGGCCTCGAACCCTTCAACGTCACGTCCGACAGCCTGTTCGTCAACATCGGTGAGCGGTGCAACGTGACGGGCTCGCGGGCTTTTGCGCGGCTCGTGCGCTCGGGCGATTACGAGGCGGCGCTGGCCGTGGCCCGCGCCCAGGTGGAAGGCGGCGCGCAGGTGCTCGACATCAACATGGACGAGGGCATGCTCGACTCGGAGGCGGCCATGACCACCTTTCTGCACCTCATCGCCTCGGAGCCCGACATTGCCCGCCTACCCCTGATGATTGACTCCTCGAAGTGGAGCGTGATTGAGGCGGGGCTGAAGTGCGTGCAGGGCAAGAGCATCGTCAATTCCATTTCCCTGAAAGAGGGCGAGCAAACCTTCAAGCGCCACGCCCGGCTGGTGCGCCAGTACGGCGCGGCGGCCGTAGTCATGGCTTTCGATGAAAACGGGCAGGCCGACAGCTACGAGCGGCGCATTGAAATCTGCGAGCGCTCGTATCGCATTCTCACCGAAGAAGTTGGCTTCCCGGCCGAGGATATCATCTTCGACCCCAATATCCTGACCGTGGGCACTGGCCTGGATGAGCACCGCAACTACGCGGTGGACTTTATCGAGGCCGTGCGCTGGATAAAAACCCACCTGCCGGGCTGCCGCACCAGCGGCGGCGTGAGCAACGTCAGCTTCTCGTACCGGGGCAACGATACGGTGCGCGAGGCCATGAACGCAGCCTTCCTCTACCACGCCATCCGGGCAGGGCTGGATATGGGCATCGTGAACGCCGGCCAACTCGCCGTGTACGATGAGATTCCGCCCGACCTGCTCGAACGCTGTGAGGATGTGCTGCTTAACCGCCGCGAGGATGCCACCGAGCGCCTCGTGGACTTCGCCGAAACGGTGCAGCAGAAGGGCAAGGTGGAGGTAGTGGCCGATGCCTGGCGCTCGCTGCCCGTGGCCGAGCGCCTGCAACACGCCCTGGTGCGCGGCATCACCGACTTTATTGACCAGGATACCGAGGAAGTGCGCCAGCAATTGCCCCGCCCACTCGACGTGATTGAGGGCCCGCTGATGGGCGGCATGAACGTGGTCGGCGACCTGTTTGGGGCCGGCAAGATGTTCCTACCCCAAGTGGTGAAGTCGGCCCGTGTGATGAAGAAGGCAGTGGCGTATTTGCAGCCGTTTTTGGAAGCTGAGAAGGAAGGCGCGGCCCGCCAAACGGCCGGTAAAATCCTGCTGGCCACCGTGAAAGGTGACGTGCACGACATCGGCAAAAACATCGTGGGCGTGGTGCTGGCCTGCAATAATTTTGAAATCGTGGACCTCGGCGTGATGGTGCCGCTGGAACGGATTCTGGACGAAGCCCAGAAGCAGGGCGCGGATATCATCGGCCTGAGCGGCCTCATCACGCCCTCGCTCGATGAGATGGTGTACGTGGCCCGCGAGATGGAAAAGCGCAAGCTCACTACCCCCCTGCTCATCGGCGGGGCCACGACCTCGCGCCTGCACATGGCCGTGAAAATCGCCCCGGCCTACAGCGGTCCGGCGGTGTACGTCAACGATGCCTCGCGCTCAGTGGGGGTAGCGGCTAGCCTGCTCGGCTCGGCAAAAGTGGCTTATAACCAAACGATTAAGGCCGAGTACGAAGCCCTGCGCGCCGACCATGCCAGCCGCCAGCGCGAAAAAAGCTACCTCGCCATCGGGGCCGCCCGCGCCAACGGCTTCCACGCCGATTGGGAAACCTCGCCCATTACCAAGCCCAGTTTCCTGGGCACGCAGGTGCTTGATAACTATCCGCTGGAGGAGCTGGCGCGCTACATTGACTGGACGCCCTTCTTCCACACCTGGGAATTGAAGGGCCGCTACCCCCGTATTCTGGAAGATGAAAACCTGGGCGAAGCCGCCCGCCGCCTCTTCGAGGATGCGCAAAAAATGCTGGCCGAAGTCATCGCCGATAAAAGCCTGACGGCCCGTGCCGTGCTAGGCTTCTGGCCCGCCAATACCAAGGATTACGATACCATCGAAATCTACGCCGACGACACCCGCCAGCGGGTGCGCGACGAGTTTTTCACGCTGCGCCAGCAGAGCGAAAAGGCCCCCGGCCTGCCCAACGTGGCTTTTTCGGACTACCTCGCGCCTCGCGAAACCGGCCGCGCCGACTACCTCGGCGGCTTCGCCGTAACGGCTGGGCTGGGCATCGAAAAGCTCATTGAGAAGTATGAGGCCGACCACGACGACTACTCCAGCATCATGATAAAAGCGCTGGCCGACCGCTTGGCCGAAGCCTTCGCCGAGCGCCTGCACCAGCGCGTGCGCGAGGAGTTCTGGGCTTACGCGCCCAATGAAAACCTGAGCGGCGAGGAGCTGATTAAGGAGGAATACCGCGGCATCCGCCCCGCGCCCGGCTACCCCGGCTGCCCCGACCACACCGAGAAAATCACGCTTTTCCGGCTGCTGGACGCGGAAAACCAGACGGGTATCATCCTCACCGAAAACCTGGCCATGTACCCCACCGCCGCTGTCAGCGGCATGTATTATGCCCACCCGGCGGCCCGCTACTTCGGCCTGGGTAAAATCGGGGCCGACCAGGTGGCCGACATGGCCGAGCGTAAGCACATGCCGCTGCCGGAGCTGGAGCGGTGGCTAATGCCGAATTTGAATTACGACCCGGCGTAA